The DNA region ACCGCCTCCCATGCTCAGGACCGTACTCCCCAGGCCGCTTCCACCTCCGAGACGACGTTGGAGGAGATCTCGGTCACCTCTGAAACGGCAGCTGCAAAGCCGCAGGCTGCACCTGCCGCAAGCGCCGGATACGTCGGCGGTGTCACCGGTATCGGCGGCTCGTTGCTCAGCGTGGATTCGGCTAGCGCCGGGATCCTGACTGGGGCGCAGGTCAACAACCGGCCCGTCACCCGCCCCGGCGAGGTGCTGGAGGCCGTCCCGGGGCTCATCGTCACGCAGCACTCGGGCGAGGGCAAAGCCAACCAGTTCTTCCTGCGCGGCTTCAACCTCGACCACGGCACCGACATCGCCCTGTTCCTCGACGGCATGCCGCTCAACATGCGCACCCACGCCCACGGGCAGGGCTACGCCGATATCAACTTCCTGATCCCCGAGCTCGTCGGCGCGGTGGAGTTCCACAAGGGGCCGTACTTCGTCCGCGACGGCGATTTCGCCTCCGCCGGCTCGGTGCGCATCGACTATCTCGACAGCGTGCAGAAGAACCTCGCGCTCACCTCGATCGGCTCGTTCGGCTACAAGCGCGCCCTTTCCATCGCCTCGACCCCGTTCGCTGACGGCAACCTACTCGTCGCCGCCGATGCGCAGGTCTACGACGGGCCCTGGACTGTGCCGGATGCGCTGCGCAAGATCAGCACGGTCGCCCGCTACAGCCAGGGCACGGCGCTCGACGGCTTCTCCGTCACCGGCATGGCCTACGCAGCCCGGTGGACGGCCACCAACCAGATCCCGGAGCGGGTCGTCGTCTCAGGTCTGATAAGCCGGTACGGCACGATCAACCCGACCGACGGCGGTGACACCTCTCGGTTCTCCCTGTCGGGACGGTTCAGCGCCACGGACGACACCGGCGTGACGCGGGCCTCGGCTTACGTCATCCGCTCGCAGCTCAATCTGTTCAACGACTTCACCTACTTCCTGAACGACCCGGTCAACGGCGACCAGTTCCACCAGCTCGACCAGCGGATTATCGGCGGCGGCGAGGCGCTGCACATCTTCCAAGGCGACCTGTTCGGCCTGCCGATGGAGAACGAGATCGGCGTACAGACCCGCACCGACTCGATCCGGGTCGGCCTGTTCAACACGACGAACCGGCAGTACCGCTCCGGCGTGCTCGACGACCGGGTGCTGGAGACGAGCGGCGCGTTCTACTTCGACAACCGAGTACGCTGGACCGACTGGCTGCGCACCAGCCTCGGCTTCCGGGCCGATGGCTACTACGCGAACGTCGTCTCGGACACGCCGGCCAATTCCGGCCGCGCGCGCGATGGCATCGTCAACCCGAAGCTCGGCCTGACGCTCGGCCCCTGGTTCGACACTGAGCTGTACGTGAACTACGGCGGCGGCTTCCACTCGAACGACGTGCGCGGCGTGACTGCCACCGTCGACCCGACGAGCTCGCTGTTCAACACGACCCGCTCGCCGTTCCTCGTGCCCTCGACGGGTTACGAGATCGGCCTGCGCAATCGCTCCATCGCCGGGCTGGAGACAAGCCTCGCCCTGTTCAGGCTCGATTTCGCCTCCGAGAACCTGTTCCAAGGCGACACCGGCACGACCGAACCGAGCCGCCCGACTCGCCGCTTCGGCGTGGAATGGACGAACCGCTACGCGGTGACACCGTGGCTCTCGCTGGAGGGCGACCTGACGATCACCAACGCCCGCTTCTCGGACTACGACCCCGTGGGCAACCGGGTCCCAGAGGCCCCTACCACCATCGCGTCGGCGGGCGTCACCTTCGGCGAGCCGCTCGGCTGGTTCGGCTCCCTACGCCTCCGCTACTTCGGACCGCGCCCACTGATTGAGGACAACTCCATTCGTTCGCGCCCGACCGCACTCCTCAACGGTCGGATTGGCTACGCCTTCGAGAACGGCGTCAGCGTCTCGTTGGACGTGCTGAACCTGACGAACAGTAAGTCCGATCAGATCACCTATGCCTACGTCTCGCGCTTGCCCGGCGAGCCGGCCGAGGGGCTGATCGACCGTGTGCTTCATCCGGTCGAGCCCACGGCGGTGCGTCTCACCATCGCCGGGCGGTTCTGATGCGTCGCCATCAATCGGGTGACGTTGCGAACGAGCCCACAAAGCATCTGAAACCGGCATCGGTTCGCGATGGCGTCGGATCCATGCGCTGCGGCGACGCCGGGCGCCGCGCTTTGACGGCTCGCGCGCATCGATACGTAGCTGTTATCGAGCCGTTGTTGGAGGCCATCATACGTGATCAAGGGCGCTCCGCTCAGGCCGTCGCGAATGAACTGACGCGCCGCGCCGTCCGAAAACCACGCGGCGGAGTGATCTGGACATCGGCGGACGCGCAAAAGCTTCTACGCCGCTTAAGCATCGG from Methylobacterium sp. NMS14P includes:
- a CDS encoding TonB-dependent receptor — translated: MRALLALSGCSLAALSTASHAQDRTPQAASTSETTLEEISVTSETAAAKPQAAPAASAGYVGGVTGIGGSLLSVDSASAGILTGAQVNNRPVTRPGEVLEAVPGLIVTQHSGEGKANQFFLRGFNLDHGTDIALFLDGMPLNMRTHAHGQGYADINFLIPELVGAVEFHKGPYFVRDGDFASAGSVRIDYLDSVQKNLALTSIGSFGYKRALSIASTPFADGNLLVAADAQVYDGPWTVPDALRKISTVARYSQGTALDGFSVTGMAYAARWTATNQIPERVVVSGLISRYGTINPTDGGDTSRFSLSGRFSATDDTGVTRASAYVIRSQLNLFNDFTYFLNDPVNGDQFHQLDQRIIGGGEALHIFQGDLFGLPMENEIGVQTRTDSIRVGLFNTTNRQYRSGVLDDRVLETSGAFYFDNRVRWTDWLRTSLGFRADGYYANVVSDTPANSGRARDGIVNPKLGLTLGPWFDTELYVNYGGGFHSNDVRGVTATVDPTSSLFNTTRSPFLVPSTGYEIGLRNRSIAGLETSLALFRLDFASENLFQGDTGTTEPSRPTRRFGVEWTNRYAVTPWLSLEGDLTITNARFSDYDPVGNRVPEAPTTIASAGVTFGEPLGWFGSLRLRYFGPRPLIEDNSIRSRPTALLNGRIGYAFENGVSVSLDVLNLTNSKSDQITYAYVSRLPGEPAEGLIDRVLHPVEPTAVRLTIAGRF